From Nocardia sp. NBC_00416:
GCCACCGCCCGGGCAGCCGGAGTTCAAGGACCATCCCCGCGCGTGCGGGGCCGACGCCTGAGCGGCCCCGCTGCCCCGAGCACCCCGCGGACCATCCCCGCGCGTGCGGGGCCGACGCTACGGTGATCGCGAACACGAACGCTGCGAGCGGACCATCCCCGCGCGTGCGGGGCCGACATGCCGTAGGGATCGATGTCGAGATCGATGAGCGGACCATCCCCGCGCGTGCGGGGCCGACATCCCGTTGGCGATCGGTTCCCATCCGCAGCCCGGACCATCCCCGCGCGTGCGGGGCCGACGTCACCCTGTCGGAGACCGGGCAGGGTCAGAAGGGACCATCCCCGCGCGTGCGGGGCCGACAGACAGCAGGCGCAGCAGCAGAAGCGCCGCGTAGGACCATCCCCGCGCGTGCGGGGCCGACGAACCCGACCAGCGCCGAACCGACCATCTTCGCGGACCATCCCCGCGCGTGCGGGGCCGACCCGCCCCGCCTGCGCCGCGAGATCCGCAGCCAGGGACCATCCCCGCGCGTGCGGGGCCGACCGCGCTGCGTGCGCGGTTGCGGCCGCGGGCCTCGGACCATCCCCGCGCGTGCGGGGCCGACCCGCCCCGCCTGCGCCGCGAGATCCGCAGCCAGGGACCATCCCCGCGCGTGCGGGGCCGACCGCGCTGCGTGCGCGGTTGCGGCCGCGGGCCTCGGACCATCCCCGCGCGTGCGGGGCCGACGTCGTAGGGAGCTCCGTGCCACATGCGACACAGGGACCATCCCCGCGCGTGCGGGGCCGACTTCGGCCGCGATCTCTTCGTCGGTGGCCTGGTCGGACCATCCCCGCGCGTGCGGGGCCGACCGTCGAGAGGGTGTTGTGCAGAACCCATGCCGTGGACCATCCCCGCGCGTGCGGGGCCGACCCCCAGGCCCTGGATCGGGGCCAACAGGTACTCAGGACCATCCCCGCGCGTGCGGGGCCGACCTGTGCCCGTTAGGATCGCGGCGGTGCGCCGCAGGACCATCCCCGCGCGTGCGGGGCCGACGCCGCAATCGCGGCAGGTGTGAACGGTGCGGAAGGACCATCCCCGCGCGTGCGGGGCCGACCAATGGCCAGGCTGTCTGCTATTTCACTCCGCGGGACCATCCCCGCGCGTGCGGGGCCGACAGCGACAGCGCGGGCGAGGTGATGAAAGACCTCGGACCATCCCCGCGCGTGCGGGGCCGACCCGCGGTTAAGGAACAGTGGGTCGATTACGCGGGGACCATCCCCGCGCGTGCGGGGCCGACCGGGTTCACGACCGGCGCGGGTGGTTTCGACGGGGACCATCCCCGCGCGTGCGGGGCCGACCCGGAGGGGCAATGACGAACGGGCCGACACGGTGGACCATCCCCGCGCGTGCGGGGCCGACGCCACCACTGCCAGCGCTTGACCTCACCGAGCAGGGACCATCCCCGCGCGTGCGGGGCCGACCGACTCGTCGGTCTTCACCGTGAGCCGCCGGTCGGACCATCCCCGCGCGTGCGGGGCCGACAGGATGATCTAGTGGAAGCCTCATCGCTCGGCCGGACCATCCCCGCGCGTGCGGGGCCGACATGGACGGGTTCGTGCTCAAGCCGATGGATCGGGGACCATCCCCGCGCGTGCGGGGCCGACGAAATCGCAGCGATCCATGAAAGCGCCGGCGGAGGACCATCCCCGCGCGTGCGGGGCCGACACTTCTTTACCTGCGTGTTTGTTCGCCAGTCGCGCCTTTTTCATTCACTTCGGTCAGCGCGCTGCTGTCAGCTGCGTGGCCTGGCCTGGATCCTGGTTCTGTTGGGTCTTGGAGGGAGTCTTTCCGGGGCGCGGTGGGTGTTCTCGGGCGGGCAGAGAGGAGTAGTCCGTCGAAGTCGGTAGGGCGCCAGCGGTCGCGGCCGGCAGTGCGGACGGCCCAGCCTTGTTCGTTGTTGGAGGGTTCGATCATGACGGCCTGGCCGACGCGGACCCGGTCGGCGAGTAGTTCCCAGAGGCGTTCTCGTACACGTCGGCTGGGTTTGCCGACGAAGACACCGGCATTTACTTCGACCATCCATCGGGTGAGATGGCCACGAAGGCCTGGCGCGACCGCGATGAGGACGATGACTGTCACAGGTTCACCATTCGACCGGGGTTTCGAGTTCGGGTCCGATGATGGTGATCTGCTGGTCGCCAAAACTGGGTTGCATGAGGTCGGCTTCTTTGTCTGCCCAGTTGGTGCCGCCCTCGACGGCGCCGACTTTCTCATCCCACAATTGCGGTCCGGAGGGATCATCCTCGGCCCCGGTGGCGTCGAGCAGTGTTCGGACGTCGTTGACGACCCGTGGAAGCAGTTGTCGCTCGGCAATGAGGTCGCGGAGTCCCAGTCGGGCGTCGCGTTCTTCGGTGAGTTCGTCAGCGATGAGGTCGAATGCGAGGGGGATGGTGTATTCGGCCTTGTACAGGTCGGCGATGTCGAGGACGAACGACATCGCCGATCCGGTGTGGACGAATCCGAGACCGGGGCTGGCTCCGAGACCGACGATGACGGCGTGGCAGATTCCGTAGAGGGCGGCGTTCGCGGCGGAGAGAACACGGTTGAGGTCGTCGCCGGTGGCGTGGGCGTCGCCGGCGATGTATTTGCGGCCTTGCCAGGTGATGCCGGTTCGCGAGGCGTGCTCGCGATAGATGCGTCGGATGCGAGTTCCTTCGCGGCCGCGGAGCTGCTGCATGGTCAGGTCGCTGACGGTTTCGCCGGGGAACCGCATCGAATACATGGCGCGGGCGACTTTCAGCCGTTCTTTGGGCCGGGTTACCAGGTGTGCCTGCTGCATCAGGAGTCCGGCGCCGCGGGACGGGCCGATCCCTGCGGCGTACATGCGTACTCCTTGTTGCCCGATCCAGCAGATTGTGGTGCCCGAATCGGCGAGGAGTGCCGCGGCGGCATGGGTGATGCGGGTGCCGGGTCCCAGCAGCATGGCCGCGACCAGCGCTGCGGGGACACGAACGGTTTCCTTCTTGTTGATCACCACCACGGCGTTCTCGTCGCGGTCGATATGGGATCGTTCGACGTAGACCGTGGATATGCGGTCTTGGAGTCGGTGCAGATCGTGGGGGTGGGCTTTCCACCAGATGTCGGGCATATCAGGCCGATGGAATCGGTGCGAGAGTGAGCAGCCCACATCCATATGCTTTGGAAGGTCCGATACCGGCGAGGAGGGTGGCGGTGAACCGCTCGCGGTCGGTGATCTCCAGGTGGCCCTCGAAGGTAGCGGTGTGGATTGTGACCCGAGACCTTCCCATGTTGTCTCGATCGGGGTGCCCGAAATTCAGTCGTTGACGCGCGCTGATCAGGATTTCGGGCGCGGACTCGTCCAGCTCGATTCCAGGCAGCTGCGGTTCGAACTCGGTGGAGGGGATCCGGAACCCCCACTTCTGTGTCCGATCCAGAAACCAGGACAGTTGCGCCGCCGCTGTCCGGTGGCCGAGCCGCAGCGACCTCGGCCGGGGTCGCTGCGCTTCAGGCTTTTGCGTTCCGGCTTCGACCCGGGCAACCTGGGCTGCTGTGCTTTTCAGCGGGGTTTTGGTGTTCTGTACTGGGCTTGCGGTGACCCGGAAGGCGTAGTGGTGTCCGCGGTCGAGCTTGTCCAGAAGGGGACGGTAATCGGCGATGTCGGCGTGTTCACCGTCGGCTCCGGGCCAGCCCGCATTTTCGATCAGGTGGGACCAGTCGGGCTTTGTCTGAGTCAGCGCGTACAGCAACGGTCGGTGTGGATTGTCGGTGTCCAGTCGCCACAGGATGCGCTCACCGGTGGCGTCGCCGGGGACTCCGTGCAGGACGGCGCTGTGCATAGCGCGGGGGTTGGCGAGCAGTTTCCGGCTCTGCGCCCGCAGTGGGTTGATGCGGATGCGTGAGAGGTAGGTCATGGGGCGCCTTTCACCAGTCCAGGAGGGAGAACGGATCGTGGCCGACCGGTGGCACGCTGCTACCGGTCTCGGCGGCGTCGGGCTCGGGGAATCCGGTCGGGATCTGCACGGTGGTGTGTCGCACACGGCGCTGCATATACCTGCGATCGCGAAGGCCGAAGGAAACGGGCACATCCTGGCGGGTTTCGCCGCCAGCGGGATCGTCGATGGTGACCGGCAGATGCACGAAAGCTGGTTTGGTGCCGCGCAGGTGGCCGGCGCGGGCTGCTGTGCTGGCCTGCCATGGGTGCGAGGACAGTGCGGTGAGCAGTTCCGAGGTGGGTGTGCCTGCCAGGATCGGTTGGGTGGGCGGGCAGCTACGCCGTCCGAGTGCCAGTGGGAAGGCCGGCCGCTTGACCGCCGCAGCCAGTTCGCGGACGGTATCGGGTGGACCGGCGAGCCCGACCAGGAACGCAGCGTCTTGTAGATAGTAGCGGTGCGTGACGTGGGTGTATTTCGCTGGTGTGGTGGGCCGTTGGTTCCCTTTCGCGTTGACTCCGCTTTGTTTCAGCGGCTGTCCGCGGTAGTCGGAGACGGTGTGGAAGTCGCGGAGCAAGGTGCCGGGCTGGTCGGTGCGTACTCCCATGGCGAGTCCGGTCAGGGTGCTGAGATCGGCGCCGCGCTCGAGGCCGAGTGCTGCGGCGAGGAGGCCGACGACTCCGGATTTTGTCGGTTCGGTCCGGGTTTCGCGGCGGTTGAATTTACTGTTCTCGCCCCAGGACTGGAGAGGTGCGGCCAAGCGGAGCAGCAGGATCGAGGTGTCGGTGGATGCGGTCATCGGCTCAGGTATCCGCGCAACTGTTCGAGCAGTCCTTGGCGGAGTTCGGTGATTGTTACCGCGGCACCGAAGGCGGTTTCCAGGTCTTTCTCGGTTTCGGGGCCGAAGGCGTGCGCGAACGCGGCGTGAGCGGGTTTGTCGCCCCACATTTCGATGCTGCGTCGCTGTTCTTCGGCCAGCGCGCGGGCGGAGCGTTCGGCGATGCCGCCTCGAGGTGCGGAGATCGGATTCTCGAATGCCGAGACGAGGTTGACGGGTTGGTCCTCCCGGACCACGACCGCGACCAGGGAGGGCAGGGTGCGGTGGGCGAAGGAGTTGCCGTAGCCGGTGGGCATGGAGCGGGCGAAGCTGTCGACGAAGATGTCGATCGCTTCGAGCACCGCGTCTGGTTCGCCGAGGTTGTGGTGTAGCTGGTCGAGTCCGATGCTGGCGTACCGGTAGAGGGTGGCGGAGTTGAAGCCGATCGAGCCGATCATCCCCGCGGCAGGGTCGGCATCGTTCTCGTTCGCATCGTCGACGGCGGTGTAGTAGTCGAACTCGGCTTCAACCGCGTGTGTGGAGATGGCATGTGCCACCTGGGCTGCAGCGTCGACGTTGAGGGCGGGAATATCGGCGACCATGCGTCCAAACAGAGCGACGTCTATGGGGTGGTTCTGAGTGAACTGGTCGGCGACCGGCAGGTCCTTCATGGCCTTCTCGAGCGCTTGGTCGTCGAGCGCCGCGAGTTCGTCTGCTCGACCGGCGACCAGGTCGACCACTGCATCGAGTTGGCGGTTGCCGACGAACAGCAGGTAGGCGGTGTTGCCTGCTTTCTTCCCCGCGGCGATGCCGACCGGGGCAAGAACGGCAGTGCCGAGGCGTGCTGCGGTCTCCGCGTCGAGAGAGGCACGTTCCTTGAGCCGTTTGGCCAGTTCGGCTGCGACCTTGCGAGTGCGGGTCCCGAGGTCTTGCTTGGGGACACGGTCTTCGAATCGCATCCGTGCTGCCCGCTTCCAGGCTTGCGAGGACACGCGGGAACGACGGACGCCGCCGTAGACGGCTTCCTTCGGGTTTCCCTGGTCGTCGCGATTGAGGTTGGCCGGCGGAACAGTCTGCAGAATGTGTATATCGATGCGTACGTGCTGAGCCATGTCAGGTGCGTCCTTTGGTCTGAGTTGATGTGCGGCAGAGGTGTCTCGGTCAGCCGGTGGTGGACTCGGCGGGCTTTTCCCATCGTTGATAGCCCCGTGCCCAGGCTTTTCGGACGCGCTGCCGCCCGTCAGGCCAGTGCCAATCGTCGAGGTCGCGGAGCAGTCGGTCGTAGTCCAGCCCTTGTTTGATATCGCGGAGTTGCGTGACCAGCCCGCGTAACTGGTAGGTCAGCGTCGACACCGAAGTCGAACTCACCATTGCGGATACACGGCGGTCCACTGCGTCGGAGCTGTACTTCTCGTGACCACGCAAGACCCGCAGGGCGAAGCCGAGTCCGACGCCAGGAACGTGCATCAGGGTCTTCTGGGACTGTTGATGCAACCCGAACAACGCCAGTGCGGCATGTTCGGCGTGCTGGTCGGCAGTCACGCCGCCAAAGCGTTCCTGCTTTTCGTTGTCGTCGGGCGCGATGGTGTAGAACGGCCACATCTTGGGAACTGTCAGCGTTTCACGGCCGAGGCCTGACCGCAACGCGGCAAGATGTTCGCCCGGCGGCAGCTCCTGCCTTGCGGTGCCTTCGCGGTTGAACCTGTTCCAATATTTCTGAGCCATATGTCTATTCCTCCTCGTGCGGCCGTTTGCGCAGAGCGGATGCTCGGCCGAGGGTGTCGTTGACCGAGGTGTGAAACCGGTTCGCCGCCAGTCCGAGTTTGTAGTGGTGTTCCTTGCTGCCCGATTTCTCGCTGCGGCCGTTGAACGCGGCTGCGGGGAGGGCGAACAGCGGTGCAGCGCAACGATGAACCGCGTCGAAGGCCATCAGCTCCCATGCCTCGCGTCCGCGGGTGAGTTTGTCCTCATCACGGGAGTCCGCCGTTACGCCTGCCAGGAGTCGCCGGACCAGTGGATCGAGGGCAGTGAGTAGCTGCTCTCCCGGCCGCATCCCCTTGTTCCACGGGATCGGGTCGGCGCCCACGGATCGGCGCAGATCGGCAGAGAGGTGGTTGATCGCGTTGACCAGCTGTTCGGCCTGCATCGCGGCGTCTATGACCACCTCGTAGGCGAGCCCCTTACCTCGCAGGGATGCCACAGGCACAGACACGACGTCATGGATCAGTTCCTCGATCACCGCGGACTGGTTGCCGTACACGATGCCGAAAGTCTCTACCTGCAGCGGATAGTCGACATCGATGATGCCCTCGGCGTCCAAACCTGCGATCTGATCGATCAGCTCACTGGTCTGCGCCGCGCCGTTCTCCTTCTCCAGGGCCAGCAGCGCGTCCAGTCCACGCCAGGCCGCCTTGCCCGCCGTGTGCCGCAACGGACGTAGCGGAGCGGCACCGGTCCGTTTATCGGGCTTGTCCTTCCGCCACGCGGTATGGGTTTCCCATACCGGCACACCAACACTGAACCGGTCCCCCGCGGACACCACCACTCGTGAGACAACGAGACCGTCCTGGGTGGACTCGGCCATCAGCCGGATCCGCCGTGACTGCCACGTCCACAGGTCCAGCACGCTCTCCGGGGCGCGAATCTTCCACTGCGGACCGAGAGGATCTTTCGCCCAGTGCGGGGTGCCCAGTCGCTTCTGAATACCGATCGGGGTGTTCAGAAGTAAAGTGTCGTAGAGGGTTCGCCCGACCGGCATCACCACACCCAGCTGCCCCAGCGGGCCCGTGGGGTTGCCCGACGTTTTGCCCGTTTTATCAGCATTCGGGTCACCGATTACACCGGTTTTGATGGCCGCGGTGTCCCAGCATTGCGTATGGAGCATCCAGCGCACGGCGGCATCGAGCGACAACGGCAGGGCGTCGGCCTCGGTCCGTGTCGCGAACAACGGGACGTTGTTACCTGAGGGCGCTGTGGCCACCAGCAACGCGGCCCCCTTGGTTTCACCTTTCTTCGTCCGAAGACCAGCGACCTGGCCGAACGGATGCACCGGATGCAGTACGTCGAACCGTTCGTCATACTCGACCAGATATGCGTCGAGCGCCTCGACCTCCGCGGCGTCGAAGCATCCGCGGTCGAATCGCTGCCCCCACTCTTGTCGAGAGCGCGGCGACCCGAGCGCATGCAGCACGATCGGCAGCAGCAGTTGACGCAAGATCGCCGGCAGCATTGTCGGCACCTCCACATCGATGCTGACGATCCGATGGCTGTTCACCAACGCGCGCCACACCGGAAGCGCCTCGACAGAACCGTCGTCGAACCTGCAGGGCAACAGCGGAACTACCCGAATCAAGTCGCCTTCGTTCACGCTCTCATCCATTCGATAATGAACAATGTTTAGGGTCTTTCGGAGAGTACTTCACTCGTCTGTCCGGCGGTATGGAAAACTCGAGCCATACCTGCCGGTTTGTTCCGGCAGGTATGGTCCAGAACAGTGTTTGGGCTCCCAGTCGGCCCCGCAGCGGCGGGGAATGGCGCGGTGACGTACTTTCCGTACTCACCGCGTCACTCGACACGTAGGCCGAGTTTTTCTTTGTAACGAACCCTGGCCTCGCCGACCGTCGCCCGGCTGTCGCGGTCGAGGACCAGTGCACGGCTGTAGCGCAGCCATGGGTGATCCCGCCAGCCGTCCAGCGTTCTCAGCGACTCCATTCCGGATCGGGTAAGTCGCGTCGGCAGCCGAAGTGTCCCGCCGAGAACGTCGTCGAGAACCTCGGCACCGACCTCACCGTTCGGCCCGAGCCGGCGCCCGTTCTCGGCGCGGTAACCGTGGTCGTCCTGCCGTACCAGGATCACTTCGATCGATTCCTCGCCGTCACGGACGCGGACGTCATCGTCCTTGACGTACTCCCCGCGGTGCAGGCCCTCCAACGTCGGGTACTCGTGCTCGCCGAGCCGGGTCAGCACGAACTGTGCCGCCGTGTCGGCCCGCTTCTGTTGATCGGCGATCCATGACTGCGACGCGTCCGCGACTTCGGATACCCAGGCTTGAGGGGTCGTCACCTGCCCGTCGTAGGCGGCGGCTACCAGCTCGGGGACCTGGGCAGGAACCTTCCATCCTTCTCCTGCGGCCTGCAGAACTGCTGCCGCGCTGCACAGTAGTGGGTATCGCCCATAGATCGCTTCGCTGCCACCGTCGAACTGCGGCGGACCGTCTCCGCGGGGAGTGAAGCCGGTGACTATCACGGTCGGCTCACACAGCCCCGGGGGACGGATGACTCCGTCATGGCGGTGCATGCGTCCGATCCGTTGCAGCAATAAGTCCATCGGCGCCAGATCGGTGATCAGCAGGTCAGCGTCCACGTCGAACGATTGTTCCGCGATCTGTGTGGCGACCACGATGGACAGAGGTCGTTGCACCCCATCTTTTTTCGGGCCCAGGACAGAGAGACATTCCTCGGTCACCGTGGCGCGCTCGCGGATGTGCATCCGCGCGTGCAGCAGCCGCACTGCAGACCCGAACACAGACGTCAGCTCCTCGTAGACCTGCTGGGCCCGGTCGACCGTGTTGCGGATGATCAGCACGCAACCACCCTCGGACAGGCGATCGCTCAGCAGCTCGGTGATCGACCTTCCTTCCTCAAGCACCTGGACGTTGACCCGCAGGGATGCGGCCCGCCAGGCCGGTGCGGCGGCCTGCTCGACCACCGGGCTACCCGAAGTGTCCGCCCACGCCGTGGTCACCCTCGGATACCCCGGTTCCGCCTCGACCACGATCGGCTCGAGTTCCTCGGCGCCGCGGGCCCCAGCCAGGTAGGCGCTGAGCAGCCGCTTGCGTTGCTGCGTCGGCAACGTAGCCGACAACAGGATGACCGGAACTCCGGCCTGGCCGAGCCAACGCAGCCCCTCCACGAGGAACTCCGACATGTACACGTCGGCCGCATGCACCTCGTCGAGAATGACGACCTTCCCTGCCAACCCGGCCGTCCGTAGCATCACATGCTTGGTCCGCGTCGCCGCCAGCAACAATTGATCGATCGTGCCGACCACGAAGGGTGCCAGCAATCCTCGTTTCGCTCCGAGGAACCATTCGGCCGGCACCGTTCGAACGGGCCTCTCCCACGTGCACGGGTCGAACTCCGCACAGCCATAGGGGTCATCGAGCCCGAATTCGTCCTCGCCCACACTCGCGAACTCCGCATCCCCACCCTGAGCGGACTCGACGAGCCCTTGCCACTCCGCGTTGAAGCGACGCTTGCCGTGCAGCAACGCAACCCCGCCCGCAGCATTGGCGTCCACCTTCGCCACCCACGCTCGCACCTGCGTGAACATCGGGTCACTGGTCGCCTGGGTAGGCATCCCCACGAACACCCCGTCGAACCCGAACCGCGCCGCCAGCACCTCCGCACACAGCAACGCCGTCCGCGTCTTACCTTCCCCCATAGGCGCCTCCACGATCATCAACCCAGGACGCGCCATCCGCGCCGCACACTCGATCGCCACACGCTGTGACGCTCGCGGTAGAGCACCGAATCGCGACTCGAAATCGTCGGCCGAAGGCTCCGGAATCCGGCCCCATCCGCGAGCCAGGCCGATTGCTTCCCATGCCTTCTCAGCTCTCGCGCGTGCCCCTTTGACGCTGACCTGGTCCAAACGATCAAGGCCCGGGAAGTGCTCCCCACTCGCGATCCAATCGGCCATTATGATGAACCCGCTCAATGCCAACTGCAGCGCTCGCGACGGCACACCCCGCGGCTCCAGATCAGAAAGCTCGCCACACCCCAGCGCCCGGGTATACACCGCTAGCAACGCTCGCTGAGCCTTCGGCCAATCACCTGTACCCCGCAACTCAAGCTCACGACGCCAACCCGGCCCCAATTCCCCCAGCGACGGAAACTGCCCGTGGTGCCCGGCTACCAACGGCCACAACCAGTCTCGTTGCTCAGCACCCCACCCGGCCTCCTGAAGCAGGTCCTCCAGCACCCTCGCCCCGGCATTCTCGTGCCTCCACCGTCTTGCTTTGACCGCGCGCTCATCCCAACCGAGCCCAACGCTGCGGACCGCAGCGGCACCGTGACGGTCCACGGACTGAAACGCAGGCGTCGCCTTGCCCAGATCGTGCACACCACATAGCCATACGAACAACCGCCGACCCGCATCAACACCGCCGGCAACCAGTGACACTTGATGACGGACCGACTCCGCCAAGTATCTATCCCAGATCAACTCTGCAACAGCTGCCGTATCCAGCAGATGCGAAAGCAACAGATTCACCGTGCCACCAGCACGACCAGCAGACTTCCCCCAAATAGCGCCCAACCATGCTTCTTCGGAGCCAGCCAAGTCCGGGCACCCAGCCGACCTCACGTCCCCATCCACAGTCATGGCGCCACCATAAAAAGACCCACCGACACAAACAGCGGCTGACACAACGCCGGTCGCACCCCTATGCCCCGAACATCAGTCACCGACAGCTGATTTCGTCGCTACCGCGCCGTGCCGCCGGTCACGGAATAGCACTGGACTCCGGAACCCTTTAGCGAACCAAGATCAACATGTGGTGCTATGAAGAACCATATGCACCCTCTGCAGAGCGTTCCAGCAACCATCTATCCACAGTCCCAGCGAAGTGAATGAAAAACAGCCACCCAGCACGAAAATGGCCAGTTCAGGAAGTGCCGGCCCCGCACGCGCGGGGATGGTCCGCCCGGTCGCGGCCGGGGTCGACTTGATCGGCAGCCGGCCCCGCACGCGCGGGGATGGTCCGTCGATCAGCAGCACGAACGGGTGACCCGTCCAGCCGGCCCCGCACGCGCGGGGATGGTCCGCCACCGATCACCTGGCCAACTACTGGCGGATGGCCGGCCCCGCACGCGCGGGGATGGTCCCTGGGGGTGGAAACGGAACCGCCCCTTTGGGGCGCCGGCCTCGCACGCGCGGGGATGGTCCTCGTTTTTGCAGCGACTCCGCTGAGTTCTGCGAGCCGGCCCCGCACGCGCGGGGATGGTCCTCATGTCTGCCACTTCCCCTGACAGATACGCGAGCCGGCCCCGCACGCGCGGGGATGGTCCGCACGCGGGCGAAGCGAAGACCCGCCTGCTCGTGCCGGCCCCGCACGCGCGGGGATGGTCCGCGACCACGACGACCCCGACACCGCCGAAGCCCGCCGGCCCCGCACGCGCGGGGATGGTCCTCGGTCGATGAGCCCGAGGCGCCCGGGCTGGGAGCCGGCCCCGCACGCGCGGGGATGGTCCTTGCAGGACGAACTCGCCAGCGTCCGGCGCGAGGCCGGCCCCGCACGCGCGGGGATGGTCCGATGGCCGACGAGATCACAGCGTTCATTTCTTCGTCGGCCCCGCACGCGCGGGGATGGTCCCACGATCACGTCGATCTCGGTGAACCCGCGGCCGTCGGCCCCGCACGCGCGGGGATGGTCCGGACTTCAAGGTGACCTACACCCGGGCCGCTGAGTCGGCCCCGCACGCGCGGGGATGGTCCGGTGTCGACGTCATCCCGGGCGAGGGTGTAGCCGTCGGCCCCGCACGCGCGGGGATCGTCCGGTTGAGGAGTCGAACCCCAGGTTTTACCCCGGTCGGCCCCGCACACGCAGGGATGGTCCGGGGTTCATGGTGAGCAGGTCGCCGAGGATCGGATCGGCCCCGCGCCCGCGGGGATGGTGCTGCCATCCCGGACAACATTTTCGATCCGGGCCAGTCGGCCCCGCGCCTGCGGGGATAGTCCGGGCGCCGACGTCTCGACGGTTCTTGTCAGTCGAATTCCCGTCGGCGAGCAGGCGCTGCGGCCCCTGCACTACAGCGAGCGCTCGATGCCACCAGCGGCCACGCGCAATCCACTGAGCAGCCGTGTCTGAACTTCGGTCGTGCCTTCGATAAGGCGCCGCCCGGAGCGCACAGGCTGAGCAAAGACACAATCCGGCGAATGACCAACGAGGACACACTCCGCGCGTACCGGTTCCGCGGCGAGATCCGAATCACGGACGAAGACGTCAACACGGACATGAGCCCGATCGAGTGAGGAGGTACCCAAACCCATGCGCTCACGCATTCTGCACGAAAAAGCCAGGTCAAGACGAAATATCGCCTTGACCTGGCCATTCTATGGTTGTCCCAGCTGAGATCGAACCAGCGAACTGGGGCGCGTGAGGCAAAAGCCTCTTGCCGCTGCCCCTTCTGGGCCGGGGGAGGCACCGATCGCGATCAACGGCTCCGGTCCGCCACAGACGACCACGATCCGACCCCGACTACGGAACCGCGGCCGCCAGATAAGTCGATGGTTCATTCCGGCAGGA
This genomic window contains:
- the cas3 gene encoding CRISPR-associated helicase Cas3' — its product is MTVDGDVRSAGCPDLAGSEEAWLGAIWGKSAGRAGGTVNLLLSHLLDTAAVAELIWDRYLAESVRHQVSLVAGGVDAGRRLFVWLCGVHDLGKATPAFQSVDRHGAAAVRSVGLGWDERAVKARRWRHENAGARVLEDLLQEAGWGAEQRDWLWPLVAGHHGQFPSLGELGPGWRRELELRGTGDWPKAQRALLAVYTRALGCGELSDLEPRGVPSRALQLALSGFIIMADWIASGEHFPGLDRLDQVSVKGARARAEKAWEAIGLARGWGRIPEPSADDFESRFGALPRASQRVAIECAARMARPGLMIVEAPMGEGKTRTALLCAEVLAARFGFDGVFVGMPTQATSDPMFTQVRAWVAKVDANAAGGVALLHGKRRFNAEWQGLVESAQGGDAEFASVGEDEFGLDDPYGCAEFDPCTWERPVRTVPAEWFLGAKRGLLAPFVVGTIDQLLLAATRTKHVMLRTAGLAGKVVILDEVHAADVYMSEFLVEGLRWLGQAGVPVILLSATLPTQQRKRLLSAYLAGARGAEELEPIVVEAEPGYPRVTTAWADTSGSPVVEQAAAPAWRAASLRVNVQVLEEGRSITELLSDRLSEGGCVLIIRNTVDRAQQVYEELTSVFGSAVRLLHARMHIRERATVTEECLSVLGPKKDGVQRPLSIVVATQIAEQSFDVDADLLITDLAPMDLLLQRIGRMHRHDGVIRPPGLCEPTVIVTGFTPRGDGPPQFDGGSEAIYGRYPLLCSAAAVLQAAGEGWKVPAQVPELVAAAYDGQVTTPQAWVSEVADASQSWIADQQKRADTAAQFVLTRLGEHEYPTLEGLHRGEYVKDDDVRVRDGEESIEVILVRQDDHGYRAENGRRLGPNGEVGAEVLDDVLGGTLRLPTRLTRSGMESLRTLDGWRDHPWLRYSRALVLDRDSRATVGEARVRYKEKLGLRVE